A segment of the Vicinamibacterales bacterium genome:
TCACCGGTTCGATCCCGGTCAGGTCCACCAACCTTCGCTCTTGGCTGCACGCGAAGGTTGTCCCGCCGAGGCCCCGCAGGGCGAAGGCGGACCCCAACCAATCGGTGACCATCTGCGGCGACAGCCCTGCCTCGGTCATTCACTCCGTTTCCGACTGATTCGGGTTTCTCGATGCGCTGCCTATCCTGAAACCGGTTGCCGATAGGAAGCATTAGGGCGGTCTGCGCCAAGTTAACCGAACGGACGTTATCGGACCACGAGGTCGCCAGTCTACGTTCGGATCGCGATGGGCGAAGAAGGGCATGGCCTCCGCATCCACGCCAACAGCGTGCCGAAGATCGGCAAGGAGCTCTGGCGGGAAGCGGACGCGGACCTCTTCGCCGAGCCCGCCGTCCGCGGCGAGCTCGGCGGCTTCCCCGTGTACGGCGGCGCCGTGATCCTCACCCGACCGGGTGTCGCGCCATTCGTCCCGGCGACGATGGCGCGGGTGCGCGCGCGTCATGCACGAGAACCCCGCGCTGTTCGACCCGAAGCTGCCGCGCACCGCCATGCAGGTCATCTCCACGTCGCACCTGCGCGAGTGCGACTACGACCTGGACGAGCATCCCGGCCTTCGCGAGAGCGCGGGCGACTGCATGGCGATCGTCACCATCTTCCGGCAGCTCGACTGGAAGCAGCTGGCCGGCCTGCTCGCGAAGTAGCCGGCGTCACGCCGCTGCCCTCGCCCACGCGGTCGTCTGGATCACCGGAGGTCGCAATCGCCCCCCACACCAACGAGGTCCAGGTCCTCGCCATCTGCTGACGCGTGAGTTCAGTCGGCAAGGGTGGCGGCGTGGGCGGCACAGAAGGACCGAACGTCATCCGACAGGCGATCGTCATCGCAGGCGCGCCCCCAGAACTCGCGCGCTGCCCGGTTGAGCGCCACCTGGCGCGCCACGTGCGCGTCCTGCGGCAGCCCGGCGATGGCAGCCGCCGCGGCCAGCACGTTGATGTTGTTGGCAATCCTGAAGCGGCCCATGGCCTTCAGCGTATCGGCGTGCCCGACGGCGTAGCCCACGCGGAGCCCCGCCAGGCCGTAGACCTTCGAGAACGTGCGCGCCACCACCACTTGCGGATTCTCGAGCGCGAGCGGCAGCGCCGTCCGGTACGCCGGGTCCTCGACGTACTCGTGATACGCCTCGTCGACGAGGATGCAGGTGGTCGGCGACGACTTGAGCACGCGGCGATCGACGAGGACGGCGCCCTTGGCGAGCTGCGCGCCTCGCGGCATCGGCGGCAGCTTCACGGGCAGCACCGGTGTCTCGTCGGGAATGCTCGTCGTGAAGAGGAGCGCCTTCCCGTCGGGCGACCACTCGAGGCCGCCAGGCGCCCGTTCGACGCGCGTGAGCTGCAGCGTCTCGCGCCTGTCCGCCCACATGACGTGGATCTGGGTCGACCCCGAACGGTCCGACAGAAAGGCGATGCGCTTGCCGTCGGGCGACCAGGCCGGCGACGAGTCGCGCCATGTGCCCTCGGTCAGCTGCCGCAGTCGCTCCCCCTTCACGTCGATGACCCATAGGTTCGAGGAGGACTGGTCCTTCATGATGTCGACGAACCCCCGCGAGAAGACCACCTGACCGCCGTCAGGCGAGATCTGCGGATTCGAGACCGACTCCATCTGGAAGAACGTGTTGCTCTCGAGTGACCTGGCCCTCGGCTGGCCGGCGGCGGGCAGCGTCACGACTGCGGCAAGGGCCACGACCAGCAGGCTTCAACAGGCGGTGCGCATGCTCGCACTCCTTCCATCCATGGACCGGGGACGGTGCGGGACCTCTGGGGCGGGGCCATGATACGCCGGTTCGCGGTGCCCTGTAATTCGGTCTACGTCTCCGGCGGATCGGCGTTGCAGGGTGCCAGGCGTTCGCGTGCGGCTCCGGCGGCTGCAGACGGGCCCGATCGAACGCCCGCATGGGCCGGCGCCACTCGGGGCAGAGCCGCTGCTTCGCCCGTTCGTCACCGGCGCTGGAGGGCCTGTAGGTCAGCGGCCAGCCGCGAAACGCCGCGGGCGAGCGGCGCATCGGGTTCGGCCCCCGACAGAATCGGCTGGAACGCCGCGAGGACCGCGGCTGCCTTCTCGCGGTCGCCGGCAGACACCAGCAGCCGTGCCAGCCACAGATGGGCCTCCGACCAATCCTGCTGTGGCTCGAAACCCAGACACAGCCCCGGCATACCGACCAGCCTTTCGTAGAGTGCGATGGCGGCGGTGACGTCGCCCGCAAGGCGTGACGCGCGAGCGAGGCTGCCGACCGTGAAGGCGCTCTGGTACTCGTCCTCGGCCAGCCGCAGCCGCGCCATGGCGGTGTCCCTGTCGCCCAGGGCCCACGCCAACTCGCCCTCGAGTCGATGGAGGTCGCTCTTCTGCTGCGGGTTTGCCGTGTCGGAACCGGCGCGGACGCGCGCCAGCATCTCCTCCGCCCGCCCGATCGCTCCGGCACGGACGAAGGCCACGCCGACCCGCGAGCACATCCACGAGGCATTTCCAGATCTTGCCAGCGCCTGGGCAGCACCGCCCAGTTCCCGGAGCGCCCCGGCCCGGTTCGCGCGCGCGTCGAGCACCATCGACAGAAACAGCCGGTTTCTCGCCTCGCTAAGCCCGTTCGCCTCTGAGACGTTGAGGGCAATCGCCTGGTCCAGTCTGATCCGGGCCCGACCTGGCCGGCCGAGGTACAGCTCGAGTAGCGCGAGTGAACGCAGTGCCTGGGGTTTGATTCCTGCCGCCAGCCCTTCTTCGAACACCAGCCTGGCCCGGTCCGCCTCGCCGGCCATCACGAGCGCGAACCCGTACTCGTGGTTGAGATTGCCGGTCGTGAGCCAGCGCGGCTCGAGCGCAAACGCCCGACCGTAGTTTGCCAGCGCCTCCACGGGCTGACTCAGATCCCGAAAAGCGGTGGCCAGGTTCACGAAACCCCCGGCAAACCCCGGCGCGAGACGGATGGTTTCCTGGTACTGGATGATGGCCTCTCGCGGGCGGTTGTTCTCCCGCAGGAAGATGCCGTAGTTGTAACGCAGATGGAAATCGTCCGGGTACGCCTGCAGGTAGACCCTGTACTGGTCGGACGCCGCCTGGACGTGGCCCAGGTCGTGTTGGTAGTCGATCTGGATCGACATCCGTTCGCGGTCGGTCGTGCGATCGGCCAGCGCCAGCGCTCTCTCGTAGTACTGGCGCCCCTTCACGGGGTCCGAGAACACATGGCTGTAGTAGGCGGAGCCCAGCGCGGCGTACGCCTTGGCAAACTCCGGATCGTCGGCGACCGCGGTCTCGTACAGCCGTAGGGCCGGGCGGTACTCCCCCTTCTCCCACAGCGCCATGCCGTTCGAATACGCCTCGAGCGCCTTGATCGAAGGAGTCGTGACCTGGAGCAGCGGCCGGTTGCTCGAACGGATGGCGGCCAGCGACTCGCCGAGGCTGCGGCGGACATCCGTCGCCAGCGACTGGAGCGCGTCGAGCACATGGGCCTGATCGGGGGCGTACGCCACGGCTGACCGCACCGGCTCACCACTGTGCGGGTCGATGAGTCGGGCCGTCAAGGCATACTGCCGCGCCACCTTCTGGATCCCCAGCGAGACCAACCCACGGATGCTCTCCCGGCGGCAGATCTCGCGGCCGACGACTTCGTCGATGCGCGTGGCCGGTGCCTTACCCATGCGCGCCAGGGTGGAGGCGGCGCGCGACCGGGAGAAGACATTGGCGAAACGGGACTGCTCCATGCTGACGGTGAACGCCGTGGACAGCGACCGGTCGAAGATCGCTTCGCCGGTCTCGTTGAGGGCGTCGGTGATCAGGATGAAGTCTCTGGGACCGAACGTCGGCACGCGGTTCGGCTGGAACGACAGGTAGGACGTGCTCCCGAGGACGAAGAGCAGGAGGAGGCCGAAGGGCGCCAGCTTCAGGCCGCGGCGCCGCCAGGCCTGGCTCCAGAATCGTACGGGCGCGGGCGCTGGGCGTCCGGACACGTCGTCGCGCACTCCGCCGACGTCGGGCGCCGTCGCTGGTCCGGAAACGAGGCCTTCCCTGGAGGCCAGTCTCTCCACCGGGGCAATGAAACGGTAGCCGATGCGGGGAACCGTCTCGATGAACCGCGGCTCGTGGGCGTCGTCGCCGAGCGCGATCCGGATCTCCCGGATGCAGCGGGTCATGGCATTGTCGGTCACCGCGGCGTCCTTCCAGACGGCCGAAAGCAACTGCTCCTTGGTGACGAGGCTGCCGGCGTGCAGCAGCAGGCAGAGGAGAGTGTCGAACGTGCGCGGGGGAAGGTAGGACGCCGGCCCCGGCCCGGTCAGGCGGCGTTCCTGGACATCCAGTAGGAATCCGGCGAAGCGATAAGAGGCTTCCTCAGGCGACATCGTGTTCGCCTCGCGCCATCACGAAAAAATCACGACTTCGTCAAGACGCGTCGCTGCCTTGTCGGTATCTTAGCCTGTCTTGATCCCACGTCCAAGTTGCTCATCTCGCCCGGAAGGGGGGACAGGCAGCGAGGGGCTCGAGGCCCTGTTCAAAACCGGCACATCAGCCGCCACCGTGGGCGGGCCATCGAGGACGCAGATGTTGAAGACCATCCATCGCGCGCTCGTTCTGTTCGTTGCCGTGTTCCTCACGCCGTCGGTGCTGCTCGCGGGGCCCATTGTGATCAACTTCGAAGACAATGGCCTGACGGACGGCGTCGCGGTCTCGGACTTCTATAGCTTCTCTCACGGGCTGACGTTTGACAACGCCACCGTCCTCACGGCGGGCTTTTCCCTCAACGAGGAGAACTACCCGCCGCACTCGGGCGACAATGTCGTCACCAGCGGCGTCTTTGTGGACGGGGAAGACGGGAAACTCTGGATCGCAGGCGACTTCATTGGGATTGCGTTCGCCACCCCGGTCTTCGGGTTCGCCGGGTACTTCACCTACTCCGCCAAAGTGACCGTGACGGCGTTCGATTCGTCCGACAATCCGCTAGGTAGCGTGACGTCCCAGTGTTCGGAGAACTGGGTCGGGGTCGTTCCGAAGTGTGGCTGGCCCAACGAAGGTCTGGCTCTGCTGGTCGATTCCGGCGGAATCTCCAGCGTCATGATTGTGGGATCCGAAGAAGGCAGTTCCTTCGCCCTCGACGACGTCACCTACTGGGACGAACCGGTTCCCGTTCCTGAACCCGGCACGCTCTCGCTGCTGGCACTCGGAGTTTTCGGCGCGTGCCGCCGGCGTTTCGTGCGGCGGGGCTGAGCGCCTCGCCGATCTCGGAGGTCCGCACGCCTTCGCGCGCGCATGGCGCGGCCGGCAGGTGGCGAGAAGCCCGCGGCCGGAGCGTTCCTGTCTATTCATTCCTGCTCAGGAGGAGGACCTCGTGGACCATTCCGCAGTTGCTCGACGGAACAGACTCGTCGTGGCCCTGCTCGGCGCAGTGGCCGGCGTGCTCTTCTCCCAGCCGGCGTGGGCGGTGCAGCGGATTGACTGGGTCAGGGCCAACCCGTCCAGCGTCCCCACCGGCGCCCCGGTCCTGGTGACCATCAGTGCCCAGGTCGCAGCCGATCCGAACCTCCTTGCGGCCAGCGTCAACCTCGTCCAATACGATTCGGCCGGCAAGCCCATCGGCACTCCGGGCCGGATGTACGACGACCAGACGCATGGGGACGCCCTGGCCGGCGACAACATCTTCACCACGCAGGTCGAGGTCAATCAGCCGGCGCCGACCATCCTGAGATACCGGGTGTCGGTCGCCTACAAAGGCACGCTGAGGAGACTGCTGTCCGGCATCGCGAGCATCGACGTGGCCGTTCCCTTCTTCGAGGAGGTTCCCGGATGGCGAATGCCGGAACTTGCGGTGACGGGCCTGTTGATCGCCCCCGAACGATCGAACCCCGGCGATGTCGTCACGCTGAGCGCGACCGTGGCGAATACCGGGAGAGGGGTTGCGTCGACGGCCACGCTGGTCTTCTCGATCGACGGCCTGGAGGTTCAGCGCGTGCCGGTGGCGCCCCTGACAGGAGGCGAGGGCGCCGGGTTCACGGCAACGTGGCAGGCGGCGGGTTCAGGGCCACACCAGGTGCGCGCCGAGATCCTGCCCGACGGGTACGACCGCAGCAGGGAGAACAACACACGAACGGCCGTCGCGCGGGTGTCCGGAGAGAACCCGCCCGCGCCGGCGCTCGAGTTCGTCGGGCCTGATGCCTCACCGTCGCCCGGCACACCGCTCACGGTGAAGGTGCGCAACCCGAGCTTCGCCACGATCGGAAACGTACCCCTGTCTTTCTACCTCGATGGTCAGTGGGTCTCCGCGCAGCCCAACAACTACATCGAGTATCTGGCGCCGGGATCCGAAGCGGTCTTCCAGGTGCAGACAGGCGTCCTCGTCCCCGGCGAGCATCTCTTCACAGTCAAGACCTTTCCTCTGGTGTCCGACATTGGTGGCATCATCGATCCCGCCCTCGCGCAGTTGAAGAGCTGGGTGGTGACCGTAGCCGGCTTCACGCTCCTCTACGAGGATCCCCTGCAGGACAAATGGGTCTCCATCGGCCCCCGCATTCTCGACAATGGCGTCGCAGGGCGGATGAACGCCATCACGTTCGACCCCCGGTCTCCCTACAAGACCGCGTATGCCGCGGGCGTGGGCAATGACGCGAGTGTTCCGGCCGGTGCCGGCGTCTGGAAGACGACGGACGGCGGTGGCAGCTGGTTCCCGGTGGGCGACAAGCTCTCATCGATGATGATCGCCGCGGTGGCGGTGGATCCGCACGATCCCGCCATCGTGTATGCGGGTGGCACGCACGGCATGTTCAAGTCCGTCGACAGCGGCGCCACCTGGTCGAATTTCGCCGACGTGGGCATCGCCCCAGAGACGGGGAAGATCGTGGTCCGCCAGACCGCCTCGGGGCAGGTGCTGCTCTACGCCACGTGTCAGCGCGGCGTGATCCGCTACAAGAGCGGAAACCCGCTTGCCCCGTCGAGCGGCCCATTGGACTGGGACGTCATCAAGCTGGGCACGGTCAGCGACCTGGCCGTTCATCCCTCCAACAGTTCGATCCTCTATGCCAGCATGGCCGGGAACGGGATCTACCGCACGGAGATCGGCGAGAACGCCATGGTGGAAACGACCCCTGGCACCCACAGCTGGACCAAGCTCACCGCGGGGCTGCCTTCGATCACCAAGGAGATGCGGGCGACCCTCGACATCCACCCGCTGTATCCCGGGATGCTCTATGCGGGAATCACCATGCCGCAATCCGGAGTGGACTTCGCCATTTACCGCAGCAACAACGGCGGGAACGACTGGGCGGTAATCAAGGCCTATGCCACGTATGACCTGGCCGACGACGGCTACAAGCGTCCCGCTTACAACCCCTACATCCGGGTGGCCCCGAAACCCGCGACGGGCACGTACCTGCCCGAAGTGATTTACTTCGGGGGGGCCGATCTCTACCAATTCGTGAACTACTACCCCTTGACGTCCCCCGTGATCGTTCCGCAGGGCGGCACCTACATGGTGTCGGGCTACGGCGTCAAGCAACGGGCGGGTGCGGACATCAAGGCGCTTGTCTTCCACCCCGACCCCGTCAACCAGGACAAGTACTACTACTCCCTGGGCGACCAGGGCATCTTCGTCTGCAGCATCCAGACGACGCCCAAGCAGGCGGCGCTGACCGGCAGAAAGTACGGGGAGGCCGGGGACGACTGCATCAATCGGAACGACAATCTGCGCGTCACCGAGTTCTACGATTTCGACGTATCGCGCACCAACCCCGACCTGATCCTCGGCGGCACCCAGGATACAGGCACGGTGCTCTTCGACGGCGACTCGACGTGGAAGGAGGCCTGGGGAGGGGACGGGATGTATTCGCTGATCAATCCGTTCAACGACAGCATCATGTACGCGCAGCATCAGTCGCTGAGCTCTACGGTCCGGTCACCGGATGGGGGCCTGAAATGGACGGCCAACAAGTTCCACGAATTGTGGGAGAACTACGGGAACAAGGGGTACATCACGATGGACCTGAACCCGGCCGTGGCCGACGGAGTGATTGCGCTCGGAAAGGACGGGAACGGCCTGCTGTACACGACGGACGGGGGCAAGACCTTCGAGGGGCTCAACTACTGGACCGGCGCCGTGAGCACGGTCATCGTGCACCCCACGACCTATGCATGGATTATCGGCACGCACAAGGGCTCAATCCTCCATTTCAACAAGGGCACGGGGATCACCAGTGCGGTGTTCACCCACCCGTTGGGTCAGAGCGTGTTGAGCCTCGCCGTGTCGCCGGTGAACCCGAACAGGTTGTTTGCGACGTTCGATATGTCGTACTGCGTGAATTGCACGGATCAGCGTGTCTACTACATCGACCTCGACTCGTCGAACTACGTCAACTCCAAGGCGCAGGACATCACTGCCGCGTTTCCGGAGAACCTCACGCCGCGCGTGATCGTCGGTGATCCCTACGACGCGAACGCCGCGTACGTGGGGACGGAGCGGGGTGTCTGGCGCTGGAGGCCGGCGGGCGCCGGCATGTTTCACTGGCAGCCCTACAACGACGGCTTCCCGCTGACCACCGTGGTGAAGCTCCTGATTGCCCCGGACAAGAAGCTGCTGGCGGCGACTAAGGGGCGAGGCGCGTGGCGGGTGACGGTTGGCTCCGCCGGCCAGTAGTAACCCCAGGCAGCGGTCGAAGCCGTTGACACGGACGCCGAGCGAGCCCGTCGGGGGATCGGACGGCCATCGCTGGCGGCCGCCGTTCGAGCTCGAACCTCCCGCCGCCGACGCCCCAACGGAATTCGGCCATGCGACGCGGCGTCAGCCTCATTTGCCTCATTACATCCGGTGACACGGCATGGCTCCTGTCGGAATGTGCGACGGCCAAGGCGCTGGGCAAGTATCTGGTCATCCTGTGCGAAGGAGGAGCAGACTTCAAACCCGCAATCCTCGGACAGGACTACGAATACATTTCATTTCCGTTGGGGGCGGTGGGCGGCCGTTCACGTGTGCGCCGGCCGTCCACGGCGCCGGCATCGTCCACCGGCGGGACTGCGCGGAGGACGATCGGAGGGATTTCCTCAGCCCTCTCCCTTCCACGGATCGCCAGGCAGTCGGGCAATGAGGCGCGACGACACGACCGGCGCTTCGGCCTCCGGGTCCCACGAGTACCCGGACGAAAGGAGCGGGCTGATGTCGGTGAGGAACGCGGCGTCCTGCATCTTCTGCTCGAGGTTCTCCTCGACGAGGGCGCGCGTGATGGAATGCTCTTCGTGTTCCATGTAGACCTGGAACGCGCGTACCACTCGCTCAGGATCCACTCGGCGGTCGCCGAGGGCCGTCGCCAGATCGAACAGGTCCCGCCCGGCCTTCCGCTGGTAGAGCGCGCGCAACTTGGTCGCGAGAAGTTCATCCAACTCGTAGGTCTGGACCTCGCAACGCCCCCCGAACCACCGCGACGACACCTCGAACGGCGCGTGCGTGAAGCCAAACACCGCGAAGTGCTCGCGGGTATTCGTCTCGACCTCGAGCTTCAGCGGGACCGGCGGAACGTCCTCGGATTGGAACCGGTAGGTGAAGGTCACGCGGCCCTCGCCCTGCTTCCACTTTGGCTTCCCGAGCCAGGGGTCGAGGGTGGCGCGGAGCGCGTCCATCATCGGTCCCGCGGGTTCCGGCCTCACCTGCACCAGGTCGATGTCCTCCGAGTAGCGGGCCGGCGGCCGCAGGTGAAGCTTGTAGAGCGCCGTCCCACCCCGAAACGCCAGGGCTGACCTCAGCACCGCGTTCGAGAAGATCTCGACCAGCGCGCGGCTGATGACGAGGTCCTGCTCGACCTGGAAGTCCTCGATCCAAGGTGCGTGGGCCCGCCACTCGGTGACATAGTCGTGCGGGATCACAGCTCGGGTTCCACCCGCGTGTTGATGTAGAGCTTCCAGCCTTCGCTTCGAGGAACGTGGCGGCGACCGGAAGGACGTGGTGCGTTCACCAGGAGTGGAACGGATTCGCGCGCGCGTTCGCGGACCCGGTCCTTGAGCCCCGTGGTCTTCTCGCTCGCCCCGACCAGTTCGAGCAGATAGCCCAGACGCTGCGCCCAGGGTATGGGTGCAGTCGCCGCGGCCGCGGCGAGCTTCTCGGGATCGAGCTTGCCGGCGAGCTCCGACAGCACGGTGCCCACGTTATCGAGTCCGCCGGCCCGATGCGGGTAGCCGACGAGATCGACGGCGGTCGCTTCCGGCGTCGACGCCAACACGGTGCCGCGAGGAGTATTGATGCTCTGGATGGGAACCTCGGAGAGCCGCTTGCGCGTGACGAACACCACTCGCACATTGCCGCATGCAATCGGTAGCCGCGGGCGCTCGAGCAGCACTTGAAAGGCCTGCGGACGTTGATGCGCGGCGCCGTGGTACTGGGCAGCCGTCAACAGCCCGGCGTAGTAGTTGAGGCCGAGTGCCCTCATCAGCGCCGGGATGAACTGGTCAGCAGGAAGGCATCGAATCGAGCGGTATTCGGGCGGCACCACCGCGTAGAAGCCCCTTGCCGGGGTCGCGATGATCCCCTGCTTCGAGAGTCGGAGCAGTGCCAGCTTCGCGGCCGCCTGTGAAACACTCAGGGCCTTCTGGGCGTCGGCGAGCCCGAAGAGGTACCGCCCCGAGGCAGCGAGGCTGTCAACGTACTGCCGAGCTTTGGTGGCCCGTCCTTCCGGTTTCATGTTTGGAAAGTAACACTTTGCGATACTTTACGCGAGTGGATCCGTAGAACGCCGTCCTCACTCTCGCGCAAACGCGAGGACGCGCACAGAGGACGGTTCCAGGATGTGCGCGAGCCACCGGTCCCACGCGTCCAGGGCCACACGCTTCTCCGCGTCGAACTCGTATCGTTGATAGACCAAGGTGGCCCTGGCGCCGCGATCGACGTGGTTGAGGACCCGCGAGATGGTCGTTCGCGGAATCCCGGCCATCGCCATGTTCGTGGCGCATGTGCG
Coding sequences within it:
- a CDS encoding winged helix-turn-helix domain-containing protein; translated protein: MSPEEASYRFAGFLLDVQERRLTGPGPASYLPPRTFDTLLCLLLHAGSLVTKEQLLSAVWKDAAVTDNAMTRCIREIRIALGDDAHEPRFIETVPRIGYRFIAPVERLASREGLVSGPATAPDVGGVRDDVSGRPAPAPVRFWSQAWRRRGLKLAPFGLLLLFVLGSTSYLSFQPNRVPTFGPRDFILITDALNETGEAIFDRSLSTAFTVSMEQSRFANVFSRSRAASTLARMGKAPATRIDEVVGREICRRESIRGLVSLGIQKVARQYALTARLIDPHSGEPVRSAVAYAPDQAHVLDALQSLATDVRRSLGESLAAIRSSNRPLLQVTTPSIKALEAYSNGMALWEKGEYRPALRLYETAVADDPEFAKAYAALGSAYYSHVFSDPVKGRQYYERALALADRTTDRERMSIQIDYQHDLGHVQAASDQYRVYLQAYPDDFHLRYNYGIFLRENNRPREAIIQYQETIRLAPGFAGGFVNLATAFRDLSQPVEALANYGRAFALEPRWLTTGNLNHEYGFALVMAGEADRARLVFEEGLAAGIKPQALRSLALLELYLGRPGRARIRLDQAIALNVSEANGLSEARNRLFLSMVLDARANRAGALRELGGAAQALARSGNASWMCSRVGVAFVRAGAIGRAEEMLARVRAGSDTANPQQKSDLHRLEGELAWALGDRDTAMARLRLAEDEYQSAFTVGSLARASRLAGDVTAAIALYERLVGMPGLCLGFEPQQDWSEAHLWLARLLVSAGDREKAAAVLAAFQPILSGAEPDAPLARGVSRLAADLQALQRR
- a CDS encoding type IV toxin-antitoxin system AbiEi family antitoxin; the encoded protein is MKPEGRATKARQYVDSLAASGRYLFGLADAQKALSVSQAAAKLALLRLSKQGIIATPARGFYAVVPPEYRSIRCLPADQFIPALMRALGLNYYAGLLTAAQYHGAAHQRPQAFQVLLERPRLPIACGNVRVVFVTRKRLSEVPIQSINTPRGTVLASTPEATAVDLVGYPHRAGGLDNVGTVLSELAGKLDPEKLAAAAATAPIPWAQRLGYLLELVGASEKTTGLKDRVRERARESVPLLVNAPRPSGRRHVPRSEGWKLYINTRVEPEL
- a CDS encoding CARDB domain-containing protein, with translation MDHSAVARRNRLVVALLGAVAGVLFSQPAWAVQRIDWVRANPSSVPTGAPVLVTISAQVAADPNLLAASVNLVQYDSAGKPIGTPGRMYDDQTHGDALAGDNIFTTQVEVNQPAPTILRYRVSVAYKGTLRRLLSGIASIDVAVPFFEEVPGWRMPELAVTGLLIAPERSNPGDVVTLSATVANTGRGVASTATLVFSIDGLEVQRVPVAPLTGGEGAGFTATWQAAGSGPHQVRAEILPDGYDRSRENNTRTAVARVSGENPPAPALEFVGPDASPSPGTPLTVKVRNPSFATIGNVPLSFYLDGQWVSAQPNNYIEYLAPGSEAVFQVQTGVLVPGEHLFTVKTFPLVSDIGGIIDPALAQLKSWVVTVAGFTLLYEDPLQDKWVSIGPRILDNGVAGRMNAITFDPRSPYKTAYAAGVGNDASVPAGAGVWKTTDGGGSWFPVGDKLSSMMIAAVAVDPHDPAIVYAGGTHGMFKSVDSGATWSNFADVGIAPETGKIVVRQTASGQVLLYATCQRGVIRYKSGNPLAPSSGPLDWDVIKLGTVSDLAVHPSNSSILYASMAGNGIYRTEIGENAMVETTPGTHSWTKLTAGLPSITKEMRATLDIHPLYPGMLYAGITMPQSGVDFAIYRSNNGGNDWAVIKAYATYDLADDGYKRPAYNPYIRVAPKPATGTYLPEVIYFGGADLYQFVNYYPLTSPVIVPQGGTYMVSGYGVKQRAGADIKALVFHPDPVNQDKYYYSLGDQGIFVCSIQTTPKQAALTGRKYGEAGDDCINRNDNLRVTEFYDFDVSRTNPDLILGGTQDTGTVLFDGDSTWKEAWGGDGMYSLINPFNDSIMYAQHQSLSSTVRSPDGGLKWTANKFHELWENYGNKGYITMDLNPAVADGVIALGKDGNGLLYTTDGGKTFEGLNYWTGAVSTVIVHPTTYAWIIGTHKGSILHFNKGTGITSAVFTHPLGQSVLSLAVSPVNPNRLFATFDMSYCVNCTDQRVYYIDLDSSNYVNSKAQDITAAFPENLTPRVIVGDPYDANAAYVGTERGVWRWRPAGAGMFHWQPYNDGFPLTTVVKLLIAPDKKLLAATKGRGAWRVTVGSAGQ
- a CDS encoding nucleotidyl transferase AbiEii/AbiGii toxin family protein — translated: MIPHDYVTEWRAHAPWIEDFQVEQDLVISRALVEIFSNAVLRSALAFRGGTALYKLHLRPPARYSEDIDLVQVRPEPAGPMMDALRATLDPWLGKPKWKQGEGRVTFTYRFQSEDVPPVPLKLEVETNTREHFAVFGFTHAPFEVSSRWFGGRCEVQTYELDELLATKLRALYQRKAGRDLFDLATALGDRRVDPERVVRAFQVYMEHEEHSITRALVEENLEQKMQDAAFLTDISPLLSSGYSWDPEAEAPVVSSRLIARLPGDPWKGEG
- a CDS encoding aminotransferase class I/II-fold pyridoxal phosphate-dependent enzyme, with amino-acid sequence MALAAVVTLPAAGQPRARSLESNTFFQMESVSNPQISPDGGQVVFSRGFVDIMKDQSSSNLWVIDVKGERLRQLTEGTWRDSSPAWSPDGKRIAFLSDRSGSTQIHVMWADRRETLQLTRVERAPGGLEWSPDGKALLFTTSIPDETPVLPVKLPPMPRGAQLAKGAVLVDRRVLKSSPTTCILVDEAYHEYVEDPAYRTALPLALENPQVVVARTFSKVYGLAGLRVGYAVGHADTLKAMGRFRIANNINVLAAAAAIAGLPQDAHVARQVALNRAAREFWGRACDDDRLSDDVRSFCAAHAATLAD
- a CDS encoding PEP-CTERM sorting domain-containing protein, yielding MLKTIHRALVLFVAVFLTPSVLLAGPIVINFEDNGLTDGVAVSDFYSFSHGLTFDNATVLTAGFSLNEENYPPHSGDNVVTSGVFVDGEDGKLWIAGDFIGIAFATPVFGFAGYFTYSAKVTVTAFDSSDNPLGSVTSQCSENWVGVVPKCGWPNEGLALLVDSGGISSVMIVGSEEGSSFALDDVTYWDEPVPVPEPGTLSLLALGVFGACRRRFVRRG